Within the Desulfovibrio aminophilus DSM 12254 genome, the region GGTGCTGGCCGTGGACCCGCCGCGCCGCCTCCTGCTCCTGGCCGAGATGAAACTCCCGGGCCAGGCCATGCTGGAGTTCCGCATCGACCGCCAGGAGGGCGGCCCCACGCGGCTGTCCATGACCCCGAGTTTCCTGCCCCGGGGTCTCTGGGGTCTGGCCTACTGGTGGACCTTCTACCCATCCCACGCCTACCTGTTCAAAAACATGCTCACGCACATGGCCCGGGCCGCCGGGCTGCGCGTACTCACCGGGCCGGAAGCCTCATGAGCGCGGACGGCGTCCGCCCTCTCCGCGAGGGATTCACCACCGGCACGGCGGCCGCCGCGGCGGCCAAGGCCGCGGCCTTGTTCCTGGCCACCTGGAGCGCGCCGGGGAGCGTGGACGTGCCCCTGCCCGGCGGCGGACGGCTCACGGTGCCCGTGGCCCGTTGCGGGGCCGAAGGAAGCGGGGCCCGGGCCGTGGTCATCAAGGACGCTGGAGATGACCCTGACGTGACAGATGGGGCTGAAATTCATGCCTTCGTGGAACAAAAATCCGGATTGAGGGATGGAGAAATCATTCTCGAAGGCGGGAAAGGGATCGGAAGAGTGACCTTGCCGGGTCTGCCCGTGCCGCCGGGGCAGCCCGCCATCAACCCGACCCCCAGGGAGCAGATCGCCCGGGCCGTGGCCGAGGCCCTGGAGGACTCCGGCCTGGGCGCGGGCGCGCGGGTGGTCATCGAGGTTCCGGCGGGCGAGAAACTGGCGAAAAAAACCATGAACGCCCGCCTGGGCATCCTGGGCGGCATCTCCATCCTGGGCACGGCCGGGATCGTCCGGCCCTACAGCCACGACTCCTGGCTGGCCTCCATCGCCGAGGCCCTGGACGTGGCCCGGGCCGCCGGGCTGGCGGAGATCGTGCTGACCACCGGGCGGCGCAGTGAGCGCCAGTGGCGCGAGGCCGCGCCCGGAACCCCGGAACTGGGCGTGGTCCAGGCCGCCGACTTCTTCGCCGAGGCCACCCGGCTGGCGGCGGAGAAGGGCTTCGCCCGAATCACCTGGGCGGTGTTCTTCGGCAAACTCGTCAAGCAGGCCCTGGGCCTGCCCAACACCCACGCCCACGAGGCGGACCTGGACTTCGGCCGGGTGGCGGGCTGGTGCGCGGAAGCGGGAATCGCGCCCAAGGGGGTGGAACGTGCGGCCAGGGTGAACACGGCCCGGGAGCTGCTCGACCTGCTGCGGCCGGACCCGGCCCTGGCCGCCCTGCTCCGGCTCCTGGCCGGACGCGCGGCCTCGGCCGCGCGCGGCTTCGCCGGGGCCAGGGCCCCGGACATCGCCTACGCGGTCTTCGACCTGGAGGGCGGCCGCCTGCTCTAGCGGCCCAGGCCCAGGAGCAGCGCGCCCTGACTCAGGGTCACCACGCTGACCCGATTCGCCCGCAGCCAGTCGGCCAGGGCCGCCAGCTTCTTCTCGCTGATGGGCTCGTAAGCGTCGGCCCCGATCCCATGCAGGCAGAGCACCACCCAGTCTTCCTCCACCATGGCGTGCTGACGGATGAGTTCCTGAAGTTCCTCCAGGCTGGCGCCCGCGCGCACGGAATAGCGTTCCAGGTTGTGGAGGTCGTAGGCCTCGTTGCGGCGGATCACGCCGGACCCGGCGGGCGCGGGCTCGTTGACCCCATCGCCCAGCGAGGCGGCCAGGGTGTAATAACGGGTGGAGAGGTTCCGGCTCTCAGGCGTCCACTGGCTGAACGGAGCCACGAAGGCGCTCACGTCCAGGCCATGGCCCCGCAGCTCGTCGCGGGAGTCGCGCAGCTCACGCTCGTAGGAGCCCACCTTCACGGTCAGGCTCCTGGCCCCGGGGTCGAAACGCGGCAGCACGGTCAAGGTCTTGGCCTGCTTGTCATGGAAGAAGGCCCCGCCGGTGGTCAGCATTTCCTGGATCGAGCCCATGGGGGCCAGGGGCAGGTCGTCCAGGAACACGGCCACGCAATCGGAATAGGCGTAGGGCGCGCGGTAGACCGTGACGCCCTGGACCTTCACCGGCTTGAGCGTCAGGGGCTCGTCCTCCAGGCGCAACGGGATCATCTTGGGCCCGATGTGGTGGATGCTGTGGGAGGCGATCTCCCAGCCCCGCTTCTGGAGGTCCAGGGCCTGCTCCTTGGTCATGTAGCCGCCGTGAGGCCAGCGCACGTTCTCGGCGATGAGCGCCGTGACCGCCGGCAGGCCGTTTTTCTCCAGGATGGGCAGGGCGTTGTCGTAGACCGAGGCCAGTCCGTCGTCGAAGACCAGCGTGACCATTCCCTGGGCCCGGGCCGGGCCCGCCGTCAGGCAGAGAAAGGCCGCCAGCAGGAGGGCGGCCGAAAACATCGTTTTTCGCATCGTGGGCACCTTTTCAGGGTCGTTTCGAGCCAGAACTAGAGGAAACCATTTCCCCTGGCAAGCGGATTCAGGCCTCTTCCCCCCGGGCGGCCTTCCCGTTATAACCCGCCCATGAACACGACCCCCGACCCCGTGCATGTGCTGGGCCTCGCGCCCGGCTCGTTGATTCCCCCGCCGGATTGCGCCGAGATCCTGGCCCGGGCCCGCGTCCTCGTCGGCGGCAAGCGTCTGCTGGAGGCCTGCGGCCGGGATCTGGCCCCCAGGGCCGAACGCCGCCTGCCCGTCAGCGGGCCCCTGGACGCCGTGCTGCGCGACATCGAAAGCGAGACGATGAACGGCGGCGTCGTCGTCCTGGCCGACGGCGACCCCCTGTTCTACGGCCTGGGCAAGCGCCTGCTGGAAGCCCTGGGCCCGGAGCGGGTGCTCTTCCACCCCAACGTGAGCACCCTCCAGCTGGCCGCCGCGCGCCTGAAGTTCCCCTGGCAGGAGGCGGCCACCGTGTCCCTCCACGGCCGCTCGGACTACGCCCCGCTCTTCTCGGCCCTGGTGCGCGCGGACCACGTGCTCGTCTTCACCGACGAGGAGAACACGCCCCAGGCCATCGCCCGGGCGCTGCTGGAACGCGGCACCGACGGATTCAGCATGTCCGTGCTGGAGAACCTCGGCGCGCCCGAGGAGCGCGTGCAGCAGGTGACCCTGGAGGAGGCCTGGGACCAGACCTTCGCCCCGCTCAACGTGGTGGTCTTCGAGCGCCAGTATCCGCCGGAGATCCCGCCCTGCCTGGGCACCCCGGACCACTATTTCTTCCACGAGAAGGAACTCATCACCAAGCTGGCCGTGCGCGCCGCCGGCCTGGCCCTGCTCTCCGTGGCGCCCCAGGCCCTGGTCTGGGATCTGGGCGCGGGCTGCGGTTCGGTGTCCATCGAGGCCTCGCACCTGGCCTCCCGGGGCCGGGTCTACGCCGTGGAGAAGAACCGCAACCGCGCGGCCATGATCCGCGAAAACGTGCGCCGCATGGGCGCCTGGGCCGTGGAGACCGTGCAGGGGGAGATGCCCGGCTGCCTGAAGGGCCTGCCGGACCCGGACCGCGTCTTCATCGGCGGCGGACTCGGCCAGGACAACGCCGTGCTGGAGGAGGCCTGCCGCAGGCTCAAGTCCGGCGGCCGCGTGGTCATCCACTGCATCCTCCTGGACACCCTGCACCGGGCCAAGGGGCATCTGGAGCAGCTCAACTGGCACTTCGGGGTCACGCAGCTCCAGGCCAGCACCTCGGACCGGCTGGCCGGGGATCTGCGCTTCAGGGCCCAGAATCCGGTGTTCATCCTCTGGGCCGAAAAGCCTTGAGGCCTTCTCAGCGCCCGAGCACGCCCCGAAAGAAGACCGCCCGGTAGGTCAGCGGCAGGCCGCGCTCTCCGCCGTAGCGTTCCTCGTAGGCCGACAGAAAGGCCCGATAGCGTCCCTTGTCCGGCCGGGGGCGGCCGCCGCCGAAGCCCGCGCCGCTGCGGCGCAGGGAGCGCATGGCCTCGCGCGCTGCGGGGAAATGCAGGGTGTACTCCCGCACCTCGGTCTGGAAGCGCACGCCGGGCATGGCCGCCAGCATGGATTCGTAGGCCCCGGCCGGACGCAGGGGCCAGAATGAGCCGAAACCGGAGACCCGGGCGGCCCAGGCCGGTTCGGCCAGGGTGCCCTCGGTGAACAGAGCCAGGACGAAGCCGCCGCCGGGCCGCAGCAGATCCAGGCAGGCGGGCAGCGCGACCTCGGGCCGGACGAACCACTGCATGGCCGAGGCGCTGGCCAGGAAGTCGAAGGAGCCGGGGCGCAGCGGCGGGGCCTCGCCGTCGGCGGCCAGGCGCAGCACGCCCGGAACCGGCAGCGCGCCGAGCATGGCCGGGGAAAGGTCCAGGGCCACGTAGGGCCCGGCAGTGCGCGGGGCCAGCAGTTCCGTGAGCAGGCCGCAACCCGCGCCGATCTCCAGCACCCGACCCAGGGGGCCGTCCCCCGCCAGCCGGGCGCACTCCACCGCCACCTCGGCCTGGACCCGGGCGGCCTCGCGGTAGGTGTCCCGGGCCCGGTCGAAGGCCCGGCGCACGCCCTTATCCACCAGCCGCCTCCAGCAAGACGGAAAGGGGCACGAAGTGTCCGCCCTCCAGGGCCAGGAAGCGCGCCCCGGGCAACGCCTCCAGGCAGCGCCGCACGGCCTCGGCCGGGACGATGGCGTCGTCCGCGCCGTGGAGCACGAGGACGTGGTCGGCCGGGACACGGGGCGCGGCGTCGGTGGCGGATTCGGCCAGAAAGGCCAGTCCCGCGTCCAGCTCCGCCGGGGCGACGTCCCCGGGAACAGGCACGGGAGCCGCCCCGCACTTTGCGTGGAAGGCCGCCACGGTCCCGGTCGGGTCGGTGGCCAGGGCCCGACGCATGAGCCGCAGCACGCGGGCCGGGGTGAAGCCGGTGAAGCTCAGGAACGGCGCGGCCAGAACCACGCGTTCGTAGCGCGGCAGGACCAGGGCGCGATGCTTGAGCACGAGGTGCGCGCCCGTGGACCAGGCCAGCAGCGCCTCCCCGCCACGTTCCAGGGCCGCCAGGACTCGAGCCTCGTCCAGCCCGGCGAAGGGCGCGAGAAAGCGGGCTCCCCCGGGGAAATTGGGAAAAAGGGCCGCAAATCCGGCCCAGCCGGAAACGAAGGTCAGGTCCATGCGCTCATGGCCTCGCGCAGGTCGGCCAGGGCCGCGCGGGTCAGCTCGAGGTCCGCGTCCGTGAGGTCCGCGCGCAGGGAGAGCCGCAGCCGGGCCGTGTGCGCGGGCACCGTGGGCGGCCGCACGGCCGGGGCCAGAATGCCGCGTCCGGCCAGGAAGTCGCGGGCGCGCAGTGCGGTCTCGTTGGGACCGAGAATTACGGGCACGATCTGGCAGGCCGAGGCCCCGGTGTCGAAATCCAGTCCGGCCAGGAAAGCACGCAGCCCAGCCGCCATGTCCAGGAGTCTCGAGCCCAGGGACGGATCGCGGATCACGGCCCGGACGCCCGCAAGGGCCGCGCCCACGGCCGCCGGAGGCAGGGCCGTGGAGAAGATGAAGCCTCGGCCGGTGTTGCGCAGGTAGTCCACGGCCTCCCGGCTCCCGGCGATGAAGGCCCCGTGCGCGCCCAGGGCCTTGCCCAGGGTGCCCATGAAGAGCACGTTCTCGCCCGCCACCCCGAGTTCGTAGCCCAGGCCCCGGCCCTGGCCGAAGACGCCCGTGGCGTGGGCCTCGTCCAGCACGAGCAGGGCGCCGTGCTCACGGCAGAGCGCGGCGATCTCCTTCAGGGGGGCCAGATCGCCGTCCATGCTGAAGACCGTGTCCGTGACCACGATCTTGCGTTCGCGGCCGCGATGACGCTCCAGGAGTTCGGCCAGATGCGCGGCGTCGGCATGGCGGTAGCGCTCCATGTCCGAGCCGGAGAGACGGATGCCGTCCACGATGCTGGCGTGGTTCAGACGATCGGAGAAGATCACCGCGTGGCGGCCGCCCAGGGCCTGGAGCAGGAGCACGTTGGCCGCGTAGCCCGAGCCCACCGCCAGAGCGTCCTGGGTCTCCTTCAGCGCGGCCGCCTCGCTCTCCAGCAGGTCCAACAGGGAATACTGGCCCGAGACGAGGCGCGAGGCCCCGGAGGAGGTTCCGTATTCGCGCACCGCGCAGACGGCGGCCTCCTTCATCTCCGGCGTACCGGCCAGGCCGAGATAGTTGTTGGAGGCCAGGTTGAGCAGCCGCCCGCCCCCGGCCGTGACGAAACGATCCGCGCCCCGGTCCAGATCCGGAACACGCCGAAGCAGCCCACGCTGTTCCAATCCAGCCAATTCGCGCCGGAAGAACTCCGGCCAGAACGATGCTCCCATGCCCGCCTTGAAAGCCTGTTGCGATTGATCTACCGTTCGGACCCCGGTCAACGGGAGAAAGGAGCAGAACATGTCCGCGAAACCCGGAACACTCTGGCATCCCTGCACCCAGATGAAGGACCACGAGGACTTCCCCGTGATCCGGGTGGCCAGGGGCCAAGGCATATATCTCTTCGACGAGGGCGGCAAGCGCTACCTGGACGCGGTCTCGTCCTGGTGGGTGAACCTCTTCGGCCACGCCAATCCGCGCATCGCCTCGGCCATCGCCCGCCAGGCCCAGATCTTGGAGCAGGTCATCCTGGCCGGGTTCAGCCACGCCCCGGCCGAGGAGCTGGCCGAGCGCCTGACCGCCCTGGCTCCGGCGGGCCTCGAACACGTCTTCTACGCCGACAACGGCTCCTCGGCCGTGGAAGTGGCGCTGAAGATGGCCCACGGCTTCTTCCGCAACCAGGGCCGCGCCGGGAAGTTCCGCTTCACCTACCTGGACAACGGCTACCACGGCGAGACCCTGGGCGCGCTGGCGGTCTGCGGCGAGGATCTGTATTCCGAGCAGTTCGGGGCCATCATGCCCCAAGGCAACCTGCGCGTGGCCGGGCCGGACTGCTTCCGCTGCCCTTTGGGGCTCGCGCGCGAGGGCTGCGACGCGCCCTGCTTCCAGGCCATGGGCGAAACCCTGGAACGCCATGCAAACGAGATCGCGGCGGTCATCGTGGAGCCCCTGCTCCAGTGCGCGGGCGGGTTCCGCATCTATCCCCCGGCCTACCTGCGCCGCCTGCGTCAGGCCACGCGCGAGGCCGGCGTCCTGCTCATCCTGGACGAGATCGCCACGGGCTTCGGCCGCACGGGCACCCTCTTCGCCTGCGAGCAGGCCGGGATCAGCCCGGACCTCATGTGCGTGTCCAAGGGCGTCACCGGCGGCTTCCTGCCCCTGTCCGCCGTGCTGGCCACGGACGAGATCTACGCGGCCTTCTACGCCGATTGGGCCGAACGCAAGGCCTTCCTGCACAGCCACAGCTACACCGGCAACCCCCTGGCCTGCGCCGCCGCCCTGGAGACGCTGGCCATCTTCCGCGACGAGGACGTCATCGCCCGCAACCGGCCCAAGGCCGCGCTCCTGGCCGAGCTGGTCCGCGAACGCTTCGGCGGGCATCCCAACGTGGGCGAGGT harbors:
- a CDS encoding bifunctional cobalt-precorrin-7 (C(5))-methyltransferase/cobalt-precorrin-6B (C(15))-methyltransferase: MNTTPDPVHVLGLAPGSLIPPPDCAEILARARVLVGGKRLLEACGRDLAPRAERRLPVSGPLDAVLRDIESETMNGGVVVLADGDPLFYGLGKRLLEALGPERVLFHPNVSTLQLAAARLKFPWQEAATVSLHGRSDYAPLFSALVRADHVLVFTDEENTPQAIARALLERGTDGFSMSVLENLGAPEERVQQVTLEEAWDQTFAPLNVVVFERQYPPEIPPCLGTPDHYFFHEKELITKLAVRAAGLALLSVAPQALVWDLGAGCGSVSIEASHLASRGRVYAVEKNRNRAAMIRENVRRMGAWAVETVQGEMPGCLKGLPDPDRVFIGGGLGQDNAVLEEACRRLKSGGRVVIHCILLDTLHRAKGHLEQLNWHFGVTQLQASTSDRLAGDLRFRAQNPVFILWAEKP
- a CDS encoding aminotransferase class I/II-fold pyridoxal phosphate-dependent enzyme; translated protein: MGASFWPEFFRRELAGLEQRGLLRRVPDLDRGADRFVTAGGGRLLNLASNNYLGLAGTPEMKEAAVCAVREYGTSSGASRLVSGQYSLLDLLESEAAALKETQDALAVGSGYAANVLLLQALGGRHAVIFSDRLNHASIVDGIRLSGSDMERYRHADAAHLAELLERHRGRERKIVVTDTVFSMDGDLAPLKEIAALCREHGALLVLDEAHATGVFGQGRGLGYELGVAGENVLFMGTLGKALGAHGAFIAGSREAVDYLRNTGRGFIFSTALPPAAVGAALAGVRAVIRDPSLGSRLLDMAAGLRAFLAGLDFDTGASACQIVPVILGPNETALRARDFLAGRGILAPAVRPPTVPAHTARLRLSLRADLTDADLELTRAALADLREAMSAWT
- the bioA gene encoding adenosylmethionine--8-amino-7-oxononanoate transaminase; amino-acid sequence: MSAKPGTLWHPCTQMKDHEDFPVIRVARGQGIYLFDEGGKRYLDAVSSWWVNLFGHANPRIASAIARQAQILEQVILAGFSHAPAEELAERLTALAPAGLEHVFYADNGSSAVEVALKMAHGFFRNQGRAGKFRFTYLDNGYHGETLGALAVCGEDLYSEQFGAIMPQGNLRVAGPDCFRCPLGLAREGCDAPCFQAMGETLERHANEIAAVIVEPLLQCAGGFRIYPPAYLRRLRQATREAGVLLILDEIATGFGRTGTLFACEQAGISPDLMCVSKGVTGGFLPLSAVLATDEIYAAFYADWAERKAFLHSHSYTGNPLACAAALETLAIFRDEDVIARNRPKAALLAELVRERFGGHPNVGEVRSLGFVTAVELVADRATKAPLPAANRTGLHISRAGFKRGLLWRNLGDILYFMPPYVITEEEIDRLTRDARAALGEVLPEGEAR
- a CDS encoding methyltransferase domain-containing protein; its protein translation is MDKGVRRAFDRARDTYREAARVQAEVAVECARLAGDGPLGRVLEIGAGCGLLTELLAPRTAGPYVALDLSPAMLGALPVPGVLRLAADGEAPPLRPGSFDFLASASAMQWFVRPEVALPACLDLLRPGGGFVLALFTEGTLAEPAWAARVSGFGSFWPLRPAGAYESMLAAMPGVRFQTEVREYTLHFPAAREAMRSLRRSGAGFGGGRPRPDKGRYRAFLSAYEERYGGERGLPLTYRAVFFRGVLGR
- a CDS encoding polysaccharide deacetylase family protein: MRKTMFSAALLLAAFLCLTAGPARAQGMVTLVFDDGLASVYDNALPILEKNGLPAVTALIAENVRWPHGGYMTKEQALDLQKRGWEIASHSIHHIGPKMIPLRLEDEPLTLKPVKVQGVTVYRAPYAYSDCVAVFLDDLPLAPMGSIQEMLTTGGAFFHDKQAKTLTVLPRFDPGARSLTVKVGSYERELRDSRDELRGHGLDVSAFVAPFSQWTPESRNLSTRYYTLAASLGDGVNEPAPAGSGVIRRNEAYDLHNLERYSVRAGASLEELQELIRQHAMVEEDWVVLCLHGIGADAYEPISEKKLAALADWLRANRVSVVTLSQGALLLGLGR
- the cbiD gene encoding cobalt-precorrin-5B (C(1))-methyltransferase CbiD is translated as MSADGVRPLREGFTTGTAAAAAAKAAALFLATWSAPGSVDVPLPGGGRLTVPVARCGAEGSGARAVVIKDAGDDPDVTDGAEIHAFVEQKSGLRDGEIILEGGKGIGRVTLPGLPVPPGQPAINPTPREQIARAVAEALEDSGLGAGARVVIEVPAGEKLAKKTMNARLGILGGISILGTAGIVRPYSHDSWLASIAEALDVARAAGLAEIVLTTGRRSERQWREAAPGTPELGVVQAADFFAEATRLAAEKGFARITWAVFFGKLVKQALGLPNTHAHEADLDFGRVAGWCAEAGIAPKGVERAARVNTARELLDLLRPDPALAALLRLLAGRAASAARGFAGARAPDIAYAVFDLEGGRLL